One window of the Halobacillus litoralis genome contains the following:
- the lepB gene encoding signal peptidase I: protein MKKKYRRAIRTIVLALLLAFVFRSYLFASYIVDGESMEPTLYDGNLLMVNKAVYDWQDINRQQVIVFHANEREDYVKRVIGVGGDEIKVKNDQLYINGKLMDESYLDPLRPNDGLPFTEDFTLEEVTGESTVPEGHLFVMGDNRRDSLDSRYFGFVPVESVVGKVDVRYWPFNQLGVQF from the coding sequence ATGAAAAAAAAATATCGCAGAGCTATCCGGACCATCGTGCTCGCTTTATTGTTAGCTTTCGTGTTCCGTTCTTACTTGTTTGCTAGTTATATCGTGGATGGAGAATCAATGGAACCGACTCTTTATGACGGGAATCTATTGATGGTCAACAAAGCCGTCTACGATTGGCAGGACATCAATAGACAGCAGGTGATCGTCTTTCATGCCAATGAAAGAGAAGACTATGTGAAACGCGTGATCGGAGTCGGTGGAGATGAGATTAAGGTGAAGAATGATCAATTATATATTAATGGAAAACTTATGGATGAAAGTTATCTCGATCCCTTACGTCCTAATGACGGTCTCCCTTTTACAGAAGATTTCACACTTGAGGAAGTGACAGGGGAATCCACTGTTCCTGAAGGTCATTTATTCGTAATGGGGGATAACCGACGGGACAGTTTAGACAGTCGTTACTTCGGTTTTGTGCCGGTAGAAAGTGTTGTCGGGAAAGTGGATGTCCGTTATTGGCCATTCAACCAATTAGGTGTCCAGTTTTAA
- a CDS encoding TVP38/TMEM64 family protein: MDSVTGKIDQWRSMAENDQLFDYAIRQLEDLERFGPLPGILLPLLEAFLPILPLVAFVLANSVVYGLFRGFLYSWIGAVVGAIGVFLIIRRLGDKRFFQAITRQKQVKKVMVWVEEHGFGPLFLLMCFPFSPSSIINIVSGLSNVSRQQFILAALLGKSVMIFTIAYVGSSIASFAQNPIKSIVVGICILLFWMLGKYLETRIQRKAERKAYSED, translated from the coding sequence ATGGATTCAGTGACAGGAAAAATCGATCAATGGCGCAGTATGGCTGAAAATGATCAGCTATTTGATTATGCAATCAGACAATTGGAAGACTTGGAACGCTTTGGACCATTGCCGGGGATTTTGCTTCCTTTATTGGAGGCATTTTTGCCGATTCTGCCTTTAGTTGCTTTCGTATTGGCGAACTCCGTCGTATATGGCTTGTTCCGTGGTTTTCTCTACTCCTGGATAGGAGCGGTGGTAGGGGCGATTGGTGTTTTTCTTATCATCCGCCGTCTAGGGGACAAGCGTTTTTTCCAGGCGATTACTAGACAGAAACAGGTGAAAAAGGTGATGGTGTGGGTAGAGGAGCATGGATTCGGCCCGCTTTTCCTGTTGATGTGCTTTCCTTTTTCGCCTTCTTCTATCATCAATATTGTCTCCGGCTTATCTAATGTCAGCCGGCAGCAGTTCATTCTAGCCGCTCTGCTCGGAAAGTCGGTGATGATTTTCACCATCGCATATGTAGGGTCGAGTATAGCATCATTCGCTCAAAACCCGATTAAATCCATAGTCGTCGGGATTTGTATTTTGCTGTTTTGGATGCTCGGTAAATATCTTGAAACACGGATCCAGCGAAAGGCGGAACGGAAAGCTTATAGTGAGGATTAA
- a CDS encoding competence protein ComK, whose product MTYVQNKEYEINPQTMALVAKQGERGQVFTEVIERSESFELPKCPSEVVDDSCRYFASSLDGRLSGTKQVTSYTHKPPIVISEAMGIYFFPIISPKRKDCSWVAHKYIRSYKGEPDNTTTVQFANGASINFPVSDGMFANQVQRTAHLRVILEDRFHSSPVVDARGERVAETFS is encoded by the coding sequence ATGACCTATGTTCAAAATAAAGAATATGAAATCAACCCGCAGACGATGGCGCTTGTAGCTAAGCAAGGAGAAAGGGGACAAGTTTTCACTGAAGTGATTGAGCGCAGTGAATCTTTTGAGCTTCCGAAATGTCCGAGTGAAGTCGTCGATGATTCGTGCCGCTATTTTGCCAGTAGTTTGGACGGGCGTCTTTCTGGTACGAAGCAAGTGACCAGTTACACCCATAAACCCCCGATTGTCATTTCTGAAGCTATGGGTATTTATTTCTTCCCGATCATATCTCCGAAACGTAAAGACTGCTCCTGGGTTGCCCACAAATATATCCGCTCTTACAAAGGTGAACCGGATAACACCACAACTGTCCAGTTTGCCAATGGGGCTTCCATCAATTTTCCTGTCTCCGATGGTATGTTTGCCAATCAAGTCCAGCGGACAGCCCATTTGCGGGTTATTCTTGAAGACCGCTTCCATTCGTCTCCAGTTGTGGATGCTCGTGGGGAGCGTGTTGCTGAGACCTTTTCATAA
- a CDS encoding DUF3939 domain-containing protein: MNVWKRKKRKSNNRDQEPLEIRDLSIHDVRKAIHSYADDKPGEVPLSVLIKKDLTLDYDLLAPYLQAIPKQPFYMSRETYELFEEQDRDLAIEIDLVQHAVDQYMKQTKEPPIIDNDPYKRINYYKLERLHLLQNRPSRDFYLTNEEFMITYKKPE, translated from the coding sequence ATGAATGTGTGGAAACGCAAAAAGAGGAAATCGAACAACCGAGATCAAGAACCTTTGGAAATCCGCGACCTGTCGATTCATGATGTTCGGAAAGCGATCCACTCCTATGCAGATGACAAACCAGGAGAAGTTCCTCTCAGCGTCCTCATAAAAAAAGATTTAACGCTCGATTATGACCTCCTCGCCCCTTATTTACAAGCCATCCCGAAGCAGCCCTTCTATATGTCCCGTGAAACGTATGAATTGTTCGAGGAACAGGACCGGGATTTAGCCATTGAGATCGACCTTGTGCAGCATGCCGTCGATCAGTATATGAAACAGACTAAGGAACCCCCTATCATAGACAATGATCCTTATAAGCGGATAAATTATTATAAGCTCGAGCGCCTCCATTTGTTACAAAATAGACCAAGCCGTGACTTTTACCTCACGAATGAGGAATTCATGATCACTTATAAAAAACCTGAGTAG
- a CDS encoding SDR family NAD(P)-dependent oxidoreductase, producing the protein MAGLDNKVILITGANRGQGKAIAEHLASSGANVVIGSRSYEQAEEVAGQIGLARALPVELDVTMESQWTNAVEETIRKYGKIDGLVNNAGILKRKPFTEITAEEYQQLIDVNQIGVFTGMQAVIPYMEKQKKGSIINNLSISAFAPISKSSAYAATKASVVAMSKAAAIELGPKGIRVNMVHPGGVETEMTTEGKGVPDFYDTIPLGRIGQPVEIAKAVAFLASDESSYCTGTEIIVDGGMTLGTTDQ; encoded by the coding sequence ATGGCTGGTTTAGATAATAAAGTCATCCTGATCACAGGAGCGAATAGAGGCCAGGGGAAAGCTATTGCTGAACATTTGGCCTCTTCAGGTGCAAATGTGGTGATTGGTTCCCGTAGTTACGAGCAAGCGGAAGAGGTAGCCGGACAGATCGGTTTGGCGCGGGCTTTGCCTGTGGAGCTGGATGTTACGATGGAATCTCAATGGACAAATGCAGTGGAAGAGACGATCCGGAAGTACGGAAAAATAGATGGCCTGGTCAACAATGCCGGAATTCTAAAGCGTAAACCCTTCACAGAAATTACGGCTGAAGAGTATCAACAGTTGATTGATGTGAATCAAATCGGTGTGTTCACTGGAATGCAAGCGGTCATACCATATATGGAAAAGCAGAAAAAAGGATCGATTATTAACAATTTATCGATTTCAGCATTCGCTCCTATCAGTAAGTCTTCTGCCTATGCTGCTACGAAGGCATCCGTCGTAGCGATGTCTAAAGCAGCGGCGATTGAATTGGGACCAAAGGGTATACGTGTCAATATGGTGCATCCAGGCGGAGTAGAGACAGAGATGACTACAGAAGGCAAAGGTGTTCCTGATTTTTATGACACGATCCCACTTGGACGGATCGGTCAGCCGGTAGAAATTGCCAAAGCTGTAGCGTTTCTCGCTTCAGATGAAAGCTCCTATTGTACGGGGACAGAGATTATTGTAGATGGTGGTATGACTTTAGGTACAACTGATCAATAA
- a CDS encoding fatty acid--CoA ligase family protein, giving the protein MNLSEQLSLTAQQHPAKVAYIFQGQQVSYREFDASVTKFASKLSELGYGKGDHIALVSGNSPLFMIGLYGALRSGATVIPVNPTYTVDEMSYILKNGDVKAVMTMDVLMEKFEHMDEMLGVYHYFVADTGMGIDLEKSSLYLKMKSFTKTVAEGELEYEAAPIDEEEIGVILYTSGTTGKPKGAMLTHKNLYSNATDVAEYLQINADDRVIAALPMFHVFCLTVCLNAPVMNGGTVLIVPKFSPQEVFATAEEHQATVFAGVPTMYNYLLQTGKDQVETFRRIRLCISGGSSLPVALLESFEKQFNVRVSEGYGLSEASPVTAFNPLDLPRKAGSIGRNIKNVENKVVDELGEEVAVGEVGELVVRGPNVMKGYYKLPEETAVTIRDGWLYTGDMARKDEEGYFYIVDRKKDMILVGGYNVYPREVEEVLYKHEDVTEVAVVGAPDPELGETVISFVVSKNPTLNEAALVEYCQDRLAKYKLPTRVEFMSELPKNTTGKILRKNLREQLTQS; this is encoded by the coding sequence ATGAATTTAAGCGAACAATTGTCGCTGACGGCGCAGCAGCATCCTGCCAAAGTGGCCTACATATTCCAGGGGCAGCAGGTAAGTTACCGTGAGTTTGATGCGTCAGTCACAAAATTCGCTTCAAAGTTGTCTGAGTTAGGCTATGGTAAAGGTGATCATATTGCGCTTGTAAGCGGAAATAGTCCATTATTCATGATCGGATTATATGGTGCCTTGCGATCTGGGGCTACGGTTATACCGGTCAATCCTACGTATACGGTTGATGAAATGAGCTATATTTTGAAAAATGGCGATGTCAAAGCAGTTATGACGATGGATGTCTTAATGGAGAAATTCGAGCATATGGACGAAATGCTAGGGGTGTATCATTATTTTGTCGCTGATACTGGCATGGGAATCGATCTGGAGAAATCTTCACTCTACTTAAAAATGAAATCGTTTACAAAGACTGTGGCTGAAGGAGAGCTTGAATATGAAGCAGCACCGATTGATGAAGAAGAAATCGGGGTGATTCTATACACCTCCGGAACGACTGGCAAGCCTAAGGGAGCCATGCTCACCCACAAAAACTTGTATTCCAATGCTACAGATGTTGCCGAATACTTACAAATCAATGCAGATGATCGTGTGATTGCTGCATTACCGATGTTCCACGTGTTCTGTCTCACAGTCTGCCTGAATGCTCCTGTCATGAATGGGGGGACAGTCCTTATCGTTCCTAAATTCTCACCTCAAGAAGTGTTTGCAACAGCCGAAGAACATCAAGCGACTGTGTTTGCCGGGGTTCCGACGATGTACAACTATCTTCTGCAAACTGGCAAAGACCAAGTTGAGACCTTCCGCCGTATCCGTTTGTGTATCTCAGGTGGTTCTTCCTTGCCTGTCGCTCTGCTTGAATCTTTTGAGAAGCAATTCAATGTCCGGGTTTCTGAAGGTTATGGATTATCCGAAGCTTCTCCGGTAACCGCATTCAATCCACTTGACCTTCCTAGAAAAGCCGGTTCCATCGGGCGGAATATTAAAAATGTGGAAAACAAGGTAGTTGATGAGCTTGGTGAAGAAGTGGCGGTCGGAGAAGTCGGGGAACTGGTCGTCCGTGGTCCGAATGTTATGAAAGGATACTACAAGCTTCCTGAAGAAACCGCTGTCACGATTCGTGATGGATGGCTTTATACAGGTGACATGGCCCGGAAGGATGAGGAAGGATATTTCTATATTGTAGATCGTAAAAAGGATATGATTCTGGTCGGTGGATACAATGTATATCCGCGCGAGGTCGAAGAAGTCTTGTATAAACATGAAGACGTGACAGAAGTAGCTGTAGTCGGTGCTCCTGACCCGGAGCTGGGAGAGACGGTAATCAGTTTTGTCGTGTCGAAGAACCCGACTTTGAATGAAGCGGCACTCGTAGAATATTGCCAGGATCGGTTAGCGAAGTATAAACTTCCTACCCGTGTGGAGTTCATGAGTGAATTGCCGAAAAATACGACCGGTAAGATTTTAAGAAAGAATTTAAGAGAACAATTAACTCAATCATGA
- a CDS encoding lipoate--protein ligase, translated as MLFIDHEGINDPRINLAIEEYALKNLDINDTYLLFYINKPSIIIGKNQNTIEEINTNYVEENGIHVVRRLSGGGAVYHDLGNLNFSFITKDDGDSFHDFAKFTQPVTEALSKLGVNAELSGRNDIVAEDGRKISGNAQFTTKGRMFSHGTLMFDSEIENVVSALNVKTEKIKSKGIKSIRSRVANISEFLEEKISMEEFKELVLRYIFDVEDVKDVPQYKLTKQDWENIHELADERYKNWDWNYGKSPKFNIQHTKRIEGAGSYDIRLDVAKGYIKNTKIFGDFFGVGDINEIEEKLIGTKYDRQSLSEALGETDIPHYLGKINKEDFLDMLY; from the coding sequence ATGCTGTTTATCGATCATGAGGGGATCAATGACCCGCGAATCAATTTAGCGATCGAAGAGTATGCGTTGAAAAACCTCGATATCAACGATACTTATTTACTGTTCTATATCAATAAACCATCTATCATTATCGGAAAAAACCAAAACACGATTGAAGAAATTAACACGAATTATGTTGAGGAAAATGGTATTCATGTCGTACGTCGCCTGTCTGGCGGGGGAGCGGTATATCATGATCTTGGAAACTTGAATTTCAGTTTCATTACGAAAGATGATGGAGACAGCTTTCATGATTTTGCCAAGTTCACCCAACCGGTTACAGAAGCGTTAAGTAAGTTAGGCGTCAATGCTGAGCTTTCTGGGCGGAATGATATCGTCGCGGAAGATGGACGAAAAATTTCCGGGAATGCTCAGTTCACTACCAAAGGGCGGATGTTCAGCCATGGAACACTCATGTTCGATTCTGAAATTGAGAATGTGGTTTCCGCATTAAATGTAAAAACAGAGAAAATAAAATCGAAAGGGATCAAATCGATTCGCAGTCGTGTGGCGAACATATCAGAATTCCTTGAAGAAAAAATTTCAATGGAAGAGTTCAAAGAGTTGGTCTTACGCTATATATTTGATGTGGAAGATGTGAAAGATGTCCCGCAGTACAAGTTGACTAAACAAGATTGGGAGAATATTCATGAGCTGGCTGACGAGCGTTATAAGAACTGGGATTGGAATTATGGGAAATCTCCGAAGTTCAATATCCAGCACACTAAACGCATTGAGGGCGCTGGCAGCTATGATATTCGTCTGGACGTTGCAAAAGGATATATCAAGAACACGAAAATCTTCGGAGATTTCTTCGGTGTCGGTGATATCAATGAGATAGAAGAGAAGTTGATTGGGACAAAATATGATCGTCAATCCTTGTCGGAGGCTCTTGGGGAGACAGATATCCCTCATTATTTAGGAAAAATCAATAAAGAAGATTTCCTTGATATGTTGTACTAG
- a CDS encoding MBL fold metallo-hydrolase translates to MKVTVIGYWGAYPAEGSATSGYLFEKDGFSMLVDCGSGVLSRLQQFKKVNDIDAVILSHYHHDHFADIGPLQYAWLVQNTIAETGEILPIYGHEEDKEKFKALTHQYTEGVAYDPQQSLQIGPFTIDFEKTLHPVPCYSMRITDGDATIVYTADTSYFSGLSDFAKGADLLITDTNFYKGMDGEGPGHMTSPEAATIAKNAEVKTLWLSHLPHFGKLTLLRQEAEDVFEGTIQLAEEGLSWSK, encoded by the coding sequence ATGAAAGTTACAGTAATTGGCTATTGGGGTGCATACCCTGCTGAAGGAAGTGCTACATCTGGCTATTTATTTGAAAAAGACGGTTTTTCAATGCTTGTAGATTGTGGCAGTGGGGTCCTGTCACGCCTGCAGCAATTCAAAAAGGTCAATGACATCGACGCTGTCATTCTGTCACATTACCACCATGATCACTTTGCAGATATCGGTCCACTGCAATACGCTTGGTTGGTACAGAATACGATTGCTGAGACTGGAGAAATCCTTCCAATATACGGACATGAGGAGGATAAAGAGAAGTTTAAAGCGTTGACGCACCAATATACAGAGGGGGTCGCGTATGATCCTCAGCAATCTCTGCAAATCGGTCCTTTTACCATCGATTTTGAAAAAACACTCCATCCGGTCCCATGTTATAGTATGCGTATTACAGACGGAGATGCGACTATTGTTTATACAGCGGATACGAGCTATTTCTCCGGTTTGTCCGACTTCGCGAAGGGGGCAGATCTTCTTATCACCGACACTAACTTTTATAAAGGGATGGATGGCGAAGGCCCCGGACATATGACTAGTCCTGAAGCGGCAACGATTGCCAAGAATGCTGAGGTTAAGACATTATGGCTGAGTCACCTGCCTCATTTCGGGAAATTGACGCTTTTGCGTCAGGAAGCGGAAGATGTATTTGAAGGCACCATCCAATTAGCGGAAGAGGGGTTATCGTGGAGTAAATAG
- the yhfH gene encoding protein YhfH, translating to MMNVLEFFRNLPRKHCSSCGNVIQEKADCYGNVCDDCDHPAR from the coding sequence ATGATGAACGTACTTGAATTCTTTCGTAACCTTCCGAGAAAACACTGCTCCAGCTGTGGAAATGTCATTCAGGAAAAAGCTGATTGCTACGGTAACGTTTGTGACGACTGCGACCATCCCGCACGCTAA
- a CDS encoding LacI family DNA-binding transcriptional regulator produces MATIEDVAKLAGLSRTTVSRVINDQPYVTEEKRQRIIQAMNDLGYVPNSSARRLRSQRTETIAVLLPRLTNPFFGNLIEAMEEKASEWGYQVIVCQTHDSKKKEMDYLQLLKTKQVDGIIMASLVNDWEVVEPYLESGPIVFCNEYMDESCIPMVHMDHKQAAYEATVHLLEQGCKQIAYVTGGPESHLSKERRKGFTSALSEYNLPFIEDMTIDWAMDVSDGQKVFHMISNEFTQVDGIFTGSDEVAAGLIYEAASSDWRIPDDLAVVGFDNQMLSLLMVPSVTTIEQPVKQMADKTVEVLIQQLLHPGTLPAQKYVFPHQLLIRNSTKRKKLSIQ; encoded by the coding sequence ATGGCTACGATTGAAGATGTAGCAAAGCTGGCTGGATTGTCAAGAACAACGGTGTCTCGAGTCATTAATGACCAGCCTTACGTGACGGAAGAAAAGAGACAGCGAATCATCCAAGCCATGAACGATCTCGGTTATGTCCCCAATTCTTCCGCTCGTCGCCTACGCAGTCAACGAACAGAAACAATCGCCGTCTTGCTGCCTCGCCTGACGAATCCTTTTTTCGGCAATTTGATTGAAGCAATGGAAGAAAAGGCATCCGAATGGGGATACCAAGTGATTGTCTGTCAAACACATGATTCCAAAAAAAAAGAAATGGACTATTTGCAGTTGCTGAAAACCAAGCAGGTTGATGGCATCATCATGGCATCATTGGTCAACGATTGGGAAGTAGTGGAGCCTTACCTCGAGTCTGGTCCGATCGTTTTTTGCAATGAATATATGGACGAGTCCTGCATTCCTATGGTTCACATGGATCATAAGCAAGCAGCATATGAAGCGACCGTTCATCTGTTAGAACAAGGGTGTAAACAAATCGCCTATGTTACCGGGGGTCCAGAGAGTCATTTATCAAAAGAACGCAGAAAAGGATTCACTTCAGCCCTTTCCGAGTATAACCTGCCTTTTATAGAAGATATGACAATTGACTGGGCTATGGACGTGAGTGATGGACAAAAAGTTTTTCATATGATCAGCAATGAGTTCACGCAAGTCGATGGGATATTTACAGGTTCAGATGAAGTCGCGGCAGGATTGATCTATGAAGCTGCTTCTTCTGATTGGAGAATTCCAGATGACTTAGCAGTAGTGGGTTTTGATAACCAAATGCTTTCACTGTTGATGGTCCCATCTGTGACAACGATTGAACAGCCAGTCAAACAGATGGCGGATAAAACCGTAGAGGTTCTCATTCAACAATTGCTTCATCCTGGAACGTTACCAGCACAGAAATATGTTTTTCCTCATCAGTTGTTGATTCGGAATTCTACAAAAAGAAAAAAACTATCCATCCAGTAG
- a CDS encoding nucleoside hydrolase yields MKKVLIIADPGVDDAFAIMYALLHPQIEILGIVCEYGNVSQDIALKNTTYLLDLAGRNDIPLILGAESPLTASPPEFFYNIHGLHGLGDLVPAIEIPEYIHPFKMVYQLIEEHEGDLTIINLSRLTSLALTFIQAETNIEQVKQILVMGGAFFVPGNRTPVAEANIYGDPQAAKIIATYGGQVTFVPLNISNRAVISPEVTKKIVAQNDTPFSKIIQPIMNYYSKQYETLLPSINGAPLHDVTLFSYLMKPDLFHVVDRQVLITTDGHSKGLTYADFRPNPEYIENYPMHQIIIDFNIEAFIDDFIEIMSTTS; encoded by the coding sequence TTGAAAAAAGTACTGATTATCGCAGATCCCGGCGTTGATGATGCTTTTGCGATTATGTACGCCCTTCTTCACCCCCAAATAGAAATTCTCGGGATCGTATGCGAATACGGGAATGTGAGTCAAGACATCGCTTTAAAGAATACTACTTACTTGTTAGATCTTGCAGGCAGAAATGATATTCCTCTTATTCTTGGTGCAGAGTCCCCTCTCACCGCATCCCCTCCGGAGTTTTTTTATAATATCCATGGCCTGCATGGATTAGGTGATCTCGTGCCAGCGATAGAAATTCCCGAGTATATCCACCCCTTCAAGATGGTCTACCAACTGATCGAAGAGCATGAGGGAGACCTTACAATCATCAACCTGTCACGCCTTACTTCGCTAGCCCTAACCTTCATTCAGGCAGAAACCAACATCGAGCAAGTAAAACAGATCCTTGTCATGGGAGGAGCTTTTTTCGTCCCTGGGAATCGGACACCTGTGGCTGAAGCTAATATTTATGGGGACCCTCAAGCTGCAAAAATCATAGCCACATACGGGGGGCAGGTCACATTTGTTCCACTGAACATAAGTAACCGTGCAGTCATTTCCCCGGAAGTGACGAAAAAAATTGTGGCGCAAAACGACACCCCTTTTTCAAAGATCATTCAACCGATTATGAATTACTATTCCAAACAATATGAAACCCTTCTCCCTTCTATTAATGGAGCACCATTACATGATGTCACCCTATTTTCCTACTTGATGAAACCGGATTTGTTCCATGTGGTTGACCGTCAAGTACTGATTACTACCGACGGGCATTCAAAAGGGTTAACTTATGCGGATTTCCGCCCCAATCCAGAGTATATTGAAAATTATCCAATGCACCAAATCATCATCGATTTTAACATCGAGGCATTCATCGACGATTTCATTGAAATCATGTCGACCACTTCATAA
- the hemY gene encoding protoporphyrinogen oxidase, protein MTERKRVIVIGGGISGLTSAYYLQKEVREKGLDYDVQLLESNESLGGKISTIQKDAFTIERGPDSFLARKESAGRLAREVGLGGDLVPNGTGQSYILVDGKLHKMPSGSFMGIPTRIRPFLFSGLFSPVGKLRAAMDLVKSKKTVEGDQSLGLFFRRRLGNQVVENLIEPLLSGIYAGDIDRLSLQSTFPNFYDLEQEHGSLIKGLRKTYPIRTPKKGEKKPSMFRTLKHGLGSLVKAIEEQLEPGSIRTSIQVDHIEKKENGYHLLLSDGTVEEADAIIMATPHFAAQRMLSQYEFLETFKETNATSVANVAMAFDASAIKKDIDGTGFVVSRNNDFRITACTWTHKKWPHSTPEGKVLLRCYVGKPSDQEVVDMSDEEIQEIVLKDLNKTMDITAKPEFSVVTRWHDAMPQYKVGHKERLNEITEQMEKELPGVYLAGGSYRGIGLPDCIDQGEAAVQKVLQYLHQ, encoded by the coding sequence ATGACTGAACGAAAACGAGTCATCGTCATAGGTGGGGGCATTTCCGGTCTGACATCCGCCTACTACTTGCAAAAAGAAGTACGGGAAAAAGGTCTGGACTATGATGTCCAGCTCCTTGAATCAAATGAAAGTCTCGGAGGCAAGATCAGTACTATACAAAAAGATGCTTTTACAATTGAGCGTGGACCTGATTCCTTTTTAGCACGGAAAGAAAGTGCAGGAAGGCTGGCCCGAGAAGTCGGACTAGGTGGCGATCTGGTCCCGAATGGTACAGGGCAATCATATATATTAGTAGACGGTAAACTGCACAAAATGCCGAGTGGCTCCTTTATGGGGATTCCTACTCGTATCCGTCCTTTCTTATTCTCTGGCTTGTTCAGCCCCGTAGGAAAACTGAGGGCAGCGATGGATTTGGTCAAATCGAAGAAAACGGTGGAGGGTGATCAATCACTCGGCTTGTTTTTCCGGCGTCGTCTCGGTAATCAGGTAGTCGAAAATTTGATTGAACCTCTTTTGTCAGGTATTTATGCTGGAGACATCGATCGTCTCAGCCTGCAATCCACCTTTCCGAACTTTTATGACTTGGAACAGGAACACGGAAGTCTAATTAAAGGCTTGCGTAAGACCTATCCGATCAGGACACCGAAAAAAGGCGAGAAGAAGCCAAGCATGTTTCGTACGCTCAAACATGGACTGGGCTCTCTTGTCAAAGCCATTGAAGAACAATTGGAACCTGGTTCTATAAGGACAAGTATCCAGGTCGATCATATTGAAAAGAAAGAAAATGGCTATCATTTACTGTTGAGTGACGGGACCGTTGAAGAAGCGGATGCCATCATAATGGCAACTCCGCATTTTGCTGCTCAACGTATGCTTTCTCAATACGAGTTCTTAGAAACATTTAAAGAAACGAATGCAACATCTGTAGCAAATGTTGCGATGGCATTTGATGCTTCAGCGATCAAAAAAGATATCGACGGTACGGGCTTTGTCGTGTCGAGGAATAATGATTTTCGAATTACAGCCTGTACATGGACCCATAAAAAGTGGCCCCATTCCACACCGGAAGGGAAAGTGTTGCTTCGTTGTTATGTAGGTAAGCCTTCCGATCAAGAGGTGGTCGACATGTCTGATGAAGAAATTCAAGAGATCGTATTGAAGGATTTGAACAAAACGATGGACATCACTGCAAAACCTGAATTTTCCGTTGTGACTCGCTGGCATGATGCCATGCCGCAATACAAGGTAGGCCACAAAGAACGCCTTAATGAAATCACTGAGCAAATGGAAAAGGAATTACCCGGTGTTTATCTGGCAGGTGGCTCTTATCGTGGAATTGGTTTGCCTGACTGCATAGATCAAGGGGAAGCCGCTGTTCAAAAAGTTTTACAATATTTGCATCAGTAA